From one Caldithrix abyssi DSM 13497 genomic stretch:
- a CDS encoding glycoside hydrolase family 36 protein: MRIFFLLIVFLTFVSCQKQPTITNKFLKIEFNPLLHSRVSALADQSRPLMDTFQPAEQLILQDRRIDAFSLQQFKSGTFQDSIGAGKELKLTGIFEDSALKIEKQVYIKMYDQFPQMAVFQVRYKNLGGQPLLVEGWINHRYTLLPEQKTTPSYWSFQAASYPERPDWVLPVERGFYKENYQGMNASDYGGGIPVVDLWRTDAGLAVGHLALTPKLVSLPVRFDSTAEGATLAITSKRRLSLQTGESFTTLPTFLTVHRGDFFRPLQSYSQMMQKRGLKFKPYPETAYQPIWCAWGYERGFTVEQIEGALPKVKEVGLDWAVIDDGWQTAEGDWFLHPKKFPRGDRDMRALVDRIHAMGLKAKLWFVPLAADPGTRLLKEHSDMLLLNEDGSTQLITWWDSYYLCPAYEPTRQYFKGLITKIIKDWDFDGLKLDGQHQNAVPPCYNPAHNHARPEEAVEALPAFFDMIYQTAISIKPDAVVEICPCGDAASFFNMAVENQPVASDPTSSWQIRLKGKAHKALMGPQAPYYGDHVELSDGKDDFASTIGIGGVPGTKFVWPPESYFNKETGHIGLTPEKEKIWKKWIGLYKKYQLAKGQYVGTLYDLGYDRPEAHVIQKGDTLFYAFYADDFNGTIELRGLPAKKTLTVYDYENAKNLGTVSSERPFLKAQFKKHLLIYVK, translated from the coding sequence ATGAGAATTTTTTTTCTGTTGATCGTATTTTTAACTTTCGTGTCCTGCCAGAAACAGCCGACGATTACCAATAAATTTCTAAAAATTGAATTTAATCCTTTGCTTCACTCCAGAGTATCCGCTCTTGCTGATCAGAGTCGGCCTTTGATGGACACCTTTCAGCCGGCGGAACAACTCATTTTGCAGGACAGGAGAATCGACGCTTTTAGCTTGCAGCAATTTAAAAGCGGGACCTTTCAAGATTCTATCGGAGCGGGAAAAGAGTTAAAGCTTACCGGTATTTTTGAAGATAGCGCGCTGAAAATCGAAAAGCAGGTTTACATTAAAATGTATGATCAATTCCCTCAAATGGCTGTATTTCAGGTTCGCTACAAAAATCTTGGCGGCCAACCACTTTTGGTAGAAGGCTGGATTAACCACCGCTACACGTTGCTACCTGAGCAAAAGACGACGCCTTCTTACTGGTCGTTTCAGGCGGCTTCTTATCCGGAGAGGCCGGACTGGGTTTTGCCCGTGGAGCGCGGCTTTTATAAAGAAAACTATCAGGGCATGAACGCTTCGGATTACGGCGGCGGCATTCCGGTGGTGGATTTATGGCGTACGGATGCGGGACTTGCGGTGGGCCACCTGGCATTAACGCCCAAACTGGTCTCTTTACCGGTTCGATTCGATTCCACCGCCGAGGGCGCAACTCTGGCCATTACCAGTAAGCGTCGCCTATCATTGCAAACGGGCGAATCCTTCACTACTCTGCCAACCTTTTTAACCGTGCACCGTGGCGATTTTTTCAGGCCGCTGCAAAGTTATTCGCAAATGATGCAAAAACGAGGTCTTAAATTTAAGCCATATCCGGAAACCGCCTACCAGCCCATCTGGTGCGCCTGGGGCTATGAGCGGGGTTTTACCGTTGAACAGATCGAAGGCGCCCTGCCCAAGGTAAAAGAAGTGGGCCTTGATTGGGCGGTTATTGACGACGGCTGGCAGACGGCCGAAGGGGACTGGTTCCTCCATCCCAAAAAATTTCCGCGCGGCGATCGCGACATGCGCGCCCTGGTCGATCGTATTCATGCCATGGGTTTAAAGGCCAAACTGTGGTTCGTTCCGCTGGCCGCCGATCCGGGCACCAGACTTTTGAAAGAACACTCCGACATGCTGCTGTTAAATGAAGATGGCAGCACGCAACTGATCACCTGGTGGGACAGCTACTACCTGTGCCCCGCTTACGAACCGACCCGCCAATACTTTAAAGGGTTGATTACCAAAATCATTAAAGACTGGGATTTTGACGGTTTAAAGCTGGATGGCCAGCATCAGAACGCCGTACCGCCCTGCTACAATCCCGCGCACAACCACGCCCGGCCGGAGGAGGCCGTGGAAGCGCTGCCCGCCTTTTTTGACATGATTTACCAGACGGCCATTTCCATCAAGCCCGATGCCGTGGTTGAAATTTGCCCCTGCGGCGACGCCGCTTCCTTTTTCAACATGGCCGTTGAAAATCAACCGGTGGCTTCCGATCCCACCAGCTCATGGCAAATCCGTTTAAAAGGTAAAGCCCATAAAGCCCTGATGGGGCCACAGGCGCCCTACTACGGCGACCATGTGGAATTAAGCGACGGGAAAGACGATTTTGCTTCGACAATTGGCATTGGCGGCGTACCAGGAACCAAGTTCGTCTGGCCGCCCGAAAGCTATTTTAACAAAGAAACCGGGCATATTGGCCTGACGCCAGAAAAAGAAAAAATCTGGAAAAAATGGATCGGCCTGTACAAAAAATACCAGCTGGCTAAAGGCCAATATGTCGGAACGCTGTATGACCTGGGCTATGACCGTCCGGAAGCGCACGTGATTCAAAAAGGCGATACCCTGTTTTACGCCTTTTACGCCGACGATTTTAACGGAACCATTGAACTGCGCGGTTTGCCGGCTAAAAAAACTTTAACCGTTTATGACTATGAGAATGCCAAAAATCTGGGCACGGTGAGCAGCGAGCGCCCCTTTCTTAAGGCGCAATTTAAAAAACATTTGCTGATCTATGTTAAGTGA
- a CDS encoding T9SS type A sorting domain-containing protein produces MKLKQSLTITLSMIFLSSLAAQKNPMDFKRWNVMNINKVATTFNNAGMLCDGNNQNYSLARIPSFEFPQGSGLNYGTCVAVVVGAPYPQDPAVVGGTNPDGLAYLDGTMDEGPADFWNEEHFAPYPEFTNPTAASISTDPTSWPDPWPEALPNYVYKTGLDDEKIVNDQLPLIPLLKDAQTGWPGFGPNGEQIADQETFSVMYGWGGTDQIGVGNAKTRWLRTQLIMRGLAWKGTLYENFIVWVFIVRNPNPAPIVDMAMGIHIDFGFLPAFLPGISYDDDRHYYDPKLQLAYGWDDDGFEEDPRGGGVLSAENIAWAGVVALKMPGGDGTVAAYDATHFWEGQTTNIGSGGDPEMYYQWNLLNLNDPQDSDHDGIDDDFDGNGVPDILDGGPNYYVGSGADGLQVLGSHSFTLQPGEMDTLIFATVFGRSEKELKTSAQRAINLYQNNWEVVDAPPAPKMEAMVDNRKVILIWGTESERDVQFEGYKIYRSQDNGQTWGAESFTDFDGVVHYVPLAQYDRVDGITGYYKTLPEYAWYYLGSDNWVPNRFKVQGDSLIGFKLPQPLKYFNDGDSVNVFVDNSVLNGVDYWYYVAAYDSGNGIIGPLENGAASNPYEINNTVAVRPQLPLAQNGLQNVRVVPNPYRFSEIWESGWRDHKIQFTGLPGQAVIKIFNTSGELIRTLQHRASSSIEEWDLKNRYNQLVAPGVYFYHIDSPLGKTTGKFIVIL; encoded by the coding sequence ATGAAACTAAAACAATCTTTAACCATCACGCTTTCCATGATTTTTCTGAGCTCGCTTGCGGCTCAAAAAAATCCCATGGATTTTAAAAGGTGGAACGTGATGAACATTAATAAAGTGGCCACCACCTTTAACAATGCAGGCATGTTGTGCGACGGCAATAATCAGAATTATTCGCTGGCGCGCATTCCCTCGTTTGAATTTCCGCAGGGCAGCGGATTGAACTACGGCACCTGCGTGGCGGTGGTTGTGGGCGCGCCCTATCCACAGGACCCGGCGGTGGTGGGCGGCACCAATCCGGACGGTCTGGCTTATTTAGACGGCACGATGGACGAGGGGCCGGCCGACTTCTGGAACGAGGAACACTTTGCCCCCTACCCGGAATTCACCAACCCCACCGCCGCTTCCATTAGCACCGATCCCACCTCCTGGCCAGACCCCTGGCCCGAGGCCCTGCCCAACTACGTTTACAAAACAGGGCTGGATGATGAAAAAATCGTTAACGATCAATTACCGCTCATTCCTCTTTTAAAAGATGCGCAAACAGGCTGGCCGGGCTTTGGCCCCAACGGCGAACAGATCGCCGATCAGGAGACCTTTAGCGTGATGTACGGCTGGGGCGGCACCGATCAAATCGGCGTGGGCAACGCCAAAACGCGCTGGCTGCGCACTCAGCTCATCATGCGCGGTCTGGCCTGGAAGGGCACGCTGTACGAGAACTTCATCGTCTGGGTGTTCATCGTGCGCAATCCCAATCCCGCCCCTATTGTCGATATGGCCATGGGCATTCACATCGATTTCGGCTTTTTGCCCGCCTTTTTACCCGGCATCTCTTACGACGACGACCGGCACTACTACGATCCCAAACTGCAGCTGGCTTACGGCTGGGACGACGACGGTTTTGAAGAAGATCCGCGCGGCGGAGGCGTTTTATCGGCTGAAAACATCGCCTGGGCGGGCGTGGTAGCTTTAAAGATGCCCGGCGGCGACGGAACGGTTGCCGCCTACGACGCCACGCACTTCTGGGAGGGACAGACCACCAACATCGGCAGCGGCGGCGATCCGGAGATGTACTACCAGTGGAACCTGCTTAATCTCAACGATCCGCAGGACAGCGACCACGACGGCATTGACGACGATTTTGACGGCAACGGCGTGCCAGACATTCTGGACGGCGGGCCCAATTACTACGTGGGCAGCGGCGCCGACGGGTTGCAGGTGTTGGGTTCACATTCCTTTACCCTGCAACCCGGCGAGATGGATACGCTGATCTTTGCCACGGTGTTCGGCCGCAGTGAAAAAGAATTGAAAACCAGCGCTCAGCGGGCCATTAATCTTTACCAGAACAATTGGGAAGTGGTGGACGCGCCGCCCGCCCCAAAGATGGAGGCGATGGTTGACAACCGCAAAGTCATTCTGATCTGGGGAACGGAAAGCGAACGGGATGTGCAATTTGAAGGTTACAAAATCTACCGTTCGCAGGACAATGGTCAAACCTGGGGCGCCGAAAGCTTTACCGACTTTGACGGCGTGGTGCACTATGTGCCGCTGGCCCAATACGATCGCGTTGACGGCATTACCGGCTATTACAAAACCCTGCCCGAATACGCCTGGTACTACCTGGGCAGCGACAACTGGGTGCCCAACCGTTTTAAGGTGCAGGGCGACAGCCTGATCGGCTTTAAATTGCCGCAACCTCTAAAATATTTCAACGACGGCGACAGTGTCAATGTGTTTGTGGACAATTCCGTATTAAACGGCGTGGACTATTGGTACTACGTGGCGGCTTACGATTCCGGCAATGGTATTATCGGGCCGCTGGAAAACGGCGCGGCTTCCAATCCTTACGAAATCAACAACACCGTGGCCGTACGGCCCCAACTGCCTCTGGCGCAGAACGGCCTGCAAAACGTGCGTGTGGTGCCCAATCCTTACCGCTTTTCGGAAATCTGGGAAAGCGGCTGGCGGGACCACAAAATTCAGTTTACCGGTTTGCCCGGGCAGGCGGTGATTAAAATTTTTAACACCAGCGGCGAACTGATTCGCACCCTGCAGCACCGCGCTTCTTCCAGCATTGAAGAGTGGGACTTAAAAAATCGCTACAATCAGTTGGTGGCGCCCGGGGTGTACTTTTACCACATCGATTCACCGCTGGGGAAAACAACGGGAAAATTTATTGTAATCCTGTAA
- a CDS encoding T9SS type A sorting domain-containing protein translates to MKRHMIILLTVFLAFPLLAQENMMVYKRWNIFDVNKVRTQFANTGLLCDGNQQNMALARPPAFEYPAGSGYSWGTGVGVVVGAPIDQDPGAVGGWPDPKADYYAFCDATLDEGPAAFWDEEHFYPYPEFVNGDRALMSDDPETWPAQWPAVYPVLGDPIQFDPVTGWPGFGPNGEQLADQEMFSVVEAWGGTDQFTATGRAYPNFLRTQMIIRGMAWKGTLYEDFIVWVFVVRNIGDAPIHDMRMAIHADFSFIPEFYPGIGYDADRHYYDPKLQLAYGTDDDGYEESPKGGSIPPQDIAWAGVVALEMPGPSTKVATYDAFHFWMEATTERGNGARPDWYFEYNVENLNDPHDSNGDGIDDDFDENGIPDAEEGGPGYYVGEGADGLQTLGSHPFTLAPGQSDTLIFATVFGTSEKDIKVNALRAINLYQSDWEVVDAPPAPVVEAIPGDRKVMLVWSTNSEKDPQFEGYKIYRSADGGQTWGLDSFQDFEGGIHYIPLAQYDLANNIKGNYKTLPEYAWFNLGSDNWDELRRSVVEIDSFQYFNVGDTVNIFIDNNVINGLKYRYYIAAYDSGNGIIGPLENGASNNPAEMNNTVEVIPQAPQARSSLQNVRVVPNPYMVAELWERGLKDHQIQFTGLPEKATIRIFNAAGELIRTLRHDPTTSLTPSICIWDLKNRYNQLIAPGVYFYHVSSAIGEKTGKILIVL, encoded by the coding sequence ATGAAGCGGCACATGATAATACTTTTAACTGTTTTTTTGGCCTTTCCGTTGCTGGCGCAAGAAAACATGATGGTTTATAAGCGCTGGAATATTTTCGACGTCAACAAAGTACGCACGCAGTTTGCCAACACCGGCTTGTTGTGCGACGGTAACCAGCAGAACATGGCGCTGGCCCGGCCGCCTGCGTTTGAATACCCGGCCGGCAGCGGTTACAGCTGGGGCACCGGCGTGGGCGTGGTGGTGGGCGCGCCCATCGATCAGGATCCCGGCGCTGTGGGCGGATGGCCCGATCCTAAAGCGGATTACTACGCCTTTTGCGACGCCACGCTGGACGAGGGCCCCGCGGCTTTCTGGGATGAAGAACACTTTTATCCCTATCCGGAATTTGTAAACGGCGATCGAGCTTTAATGAGCGACGATCCGGAAACCTGGCCGGCGCAATGGCCAGCGGTTTATCCCGTTCTGGGCGATCCCATTCAGTTCGATCCTGTGACGGGCTGGCCGGGCTTTGGTCCCAATGGCGAACAACTGGCCGATCAGGAGATGTTTTCTGTGGTGGAAGCCTGGGGCGGCACCGATCAATTTACGGCCACAGGCCGGGCCTACCCCAATTTTTTAAGAACACAAATGATCATCCGCGGCATGGCCTGGAAAGGCACTCTGTACGAAGATTTTATCGTCTGGGTGTTTGTGGTGCGCAATATTGGCGACGCGCCCATTCACGACATGCGCATGGCCATTCACGCCGATTTTAGCTTTATTCCGGAATTCTATCCGGGCATCGGTTACGACGCTGACCGCCACTATTACGATCCGAAACTGCAACTGGCTTACGGAACGGACGATGACGGCTACGAAGAGAGTCCCAAAGGCGGGAGCATACCACCGCAGGATATTGCCTGGGCCGGCGTGGTAGCGCTGGAAATGCCCGGACCGTCAACGAAAGTTGCCACTTACGATGCCTTTCACTTCTGGATGGAAGCCACCACCGAGCGCGGCAATGGCGCCCGCCCCGACTGGTACTTTGAGTACAATGTAGAAAACCTGAACGATCCGCACGACAGCAACGGCGACGGCATCGACGATGACTTTGATGAAAACGGCATTCCGGACGCGGAAGAAGGCGGTCCCGGCTATTACGTGGGCGAGGGCGCCGACGGCTTGCAAACCCTGGGCAGCCATCCATTTACCCTTGCTCCCGGCCAGAGCGACACGCTGATCTTTGCCACCGTGTTCGGCACCAGCGAAAAAGATATTAAAGTAAACGCCCTGCGCGCCATTAACCTTTATCAAAGCGACTGGGAAGTGGTGGACGCTCCGCCCGCTCCTGTCGTGGAAGCCATTCCTGGCGACAGAAAAGTCATGCTCGTCTGGAGCACCAACAGCGAAAAAGATCCGCAATTTGAGGGCTACAAAATCTATCGCTCGGCAGACGGCGGACAAACCTGGGGGTTGGACTCCTTTCAAGATTTCGAAGGCGGCATTCATTACATTCCTCTGGCGCAGTACGATCTTGCCAACAACATTAAAGGCAATTACAAAACCCTGCCGGAATACGCCTGGTTCAACCTCGGTTCCGATAACTGGGATGAACTGCGTCGCAGCGTGGTGGAAATTGATTCGTTTCAATACTTCAACGTGGGCGATACGGTGAATATCTTTATTGATAACAACGTAATCAACGGCTTAAAATACCGTTACTACATCGCCGCCTATGATAGCGGCAACGGCATCATCGGCCCGCTGGAAAACGGCGCCAGCAACAACCCGGCCGAAATGAACAATACGGTTGAGGTTATCCCACAGGCGCCGCAGGCCCGCTCTTCTCTGCAAAATGTGCGCGTGGTGCCCAATCCGTACATGGTGGCCGAACTGTGGGAACGCGGCTTAAAAGATCATCAAATCCAATTTACCGGCCTGCCGGAAAAAGCCACCATTCGTATTTTCAACGCGGCCGGCGAATTAATCCGCACACTACGGCACGATCCCACAACCAGTCTGACGCCCAGCATTTGCATCTGGGATTTAAAAAACCGTTACAATCAGTTGATCGCTCCGGGGGTTTACTTTTACCACGTTTCTTCGGCGATCGGTGAAAAAACAGGAAAAATATTGATTGTTCTTTGA
- a CDS encoding PorV/PorQ family protein, whose amino-acid sequence MNRLFVIVLIMVLSLAFNLTGQQVDYSGTSVANFLKIGVGARQSAMGDAAISTVDDPTGLFWNVATISQTPSKFSFVASSMDWLVDTRLSYIATVLNFKGVGSFGLDFQYLDYGKIEETTVYDQDGTQRFYSASDMAIGLGFARALTPRFSLGVKMKYIQEKLANVQAGAFGFDIGAVFTTSFFNNNLKLAATLANFGTKMKFSGRDLDVIYVVPGSPSNKQIPASLRTLEWEIPLLFRFGISNYFVKNQTWSLLVAYDILDSRDYAVRHNLGMEIGVKKALYLRAGYKFNYDQVSYTAGFGFDFSSILGYNLKLDYVYLDYGVFQGLNQFTLILNL is encoded by the coding sequence ATGAATAGATTGTTTGTTATTGTCTTGATCATGGTTCTCAGTCTGGCGTTTAATCTGACCGGTCAGCAAGTGGACTATTCCGGAACCTCGGTGGCTAATTTTCTAAAGATCGGCGTGGGCGCGCGGCAGTCGGCCATGGGCGATGCCGCCATCTCCACGGTTGACGACCCCACCGGGCTATTCTGGAACGTGGCCACCATCAGTCAAACGCCGTCAAAATTCTCGTTTGTGGCCAGTTCCATGGATTGGCTGGTAGATACCCGGCTGTCTTACATCGCCACGGTTCTGAACTTTAAAGGCGTGGGCAGCTTTGGCCTGGACTTCCAGTATCTGGATTACGGCAAAATCGAAGAGACGACCGTGTACGATCAGGACGGCACGCAGCGCTTTTATTCGGCCAGCGATATGGCCATTGGTCTGGGCTTTGCGCGCGCCCTTACGCCGCGTTTTTCATTGGGCGTTAAGATGAAGTACATTCAGGAAAAGCTGGCAAACGTTCAGGCCGGCGCCTTCGGCTTTGATATTGGCGCGGTGTTCACCACATCGTTTTTTAACAACAATTTGAAATTAGCAGCCACTCTGGCCAACTTTGGCACTAAAATGAAGTTTTCCGGCCGCGATCTGGACGTGATTTACGTGGTGCCCGGCAGCCCCAGCAACAAACAAATTCCGGCCTCGCTGCGTACCCTGGAATGGGAAATCCCTCTGCTCTTTCGCTTTGGTATTTCTAACTATTTTGTTAAAAATCAAACCTGGAGTTTACTGGTAGCTTACGACATCCTGGACAGCAGAGATTATGCGGTTCGCCATAATCTGGGCATGGAAATAGGCGTTAAAAAGGCGCTTTATTTGCGGGCCGGCTACAAATTCAATTACGACCAGGTGAGCTACACGGCGGGCTTTGGTTTCGATTTTAGTTCGATTCTCGGATACAATTTAAAACTGGATTATGTTTATCTGGATTACGGCGTTTTTCAGGGATTAAACCAGTTCACTTTAATTCTAAATCTTTAA
- a CDS encoding T9SS type A sorting domain-containing protein, protein MRFVLIILSMTTFLLAQTFSVARTSATTITQSVNASLNPQKLLIYYGWPSMINGATNNQQAADTLGQYDFVVLGDGLEKTSHGDHANTVEIINLIHASYSTRIFGYIDAGVTTQNLSLSEIGIRIKEWKATGADGIFFDDFGYDFQTSRERQNAVIDSAHAQGMPVCVNAWNPDDVFSSEVDANFNPTGEPTHLSADDFYLSESYQIEAGNYQSEATWQSKADKLDAYQQSIGFGIWSITTNNSANIYDQHQFHYAWHSALLYGHKATGWGEYLFSSNNNSAPFRPRPVVDSGSAFLTAVQHNNPQHSRETNTGLIWIRTDDHSYGFSSSSITIDGNFSDWAGVGSYVTDPQGDYSDANLDLLTGYYTYDASTLFLRTDVAGAYYATANTGDGYHIYIDTDKNAATGLNYGWWSMGADYMIEQVSGSAPNLYQYTGTGSDWSWSFVGSVNEAHSGASSEMAVAFSDLGVTTGDEIYIQWASSAAWSDQDYMQDDLGGSRTPAVLGTTSAVENTDFAPQDFVLKQNYPNPFNGTTVIEYRLKSGAAVHLALYDVNGRLLKTLVDAYQPAGQHRVLIDMNHLASGVYFYRLKIKKQQATRMMIFNK, encoded by the coding sequence ATGCGTTTTGTTCTTATTATTTTAAGCATGACGACATTTTTGCTGGCTCAAACGTTTAGCGTAGCGCGAACCAGCGCGACCACCATAACACAATCGGTGAATGCCAGCTTAAATCCTCAAAAATTGTTGATTTATTATGGCTGGCCTTCCATGATTAACGGAGCGACCAACAATCAACAGGCGGCCGATACGCTCGGCCAATATGATTTTGTGGTGCTGGGCGACGGCCTGGAAAAGACCTCTCACGGCGATCATGCTAACACGGTAGAAATAATCAATCTGATACACGCCAGCTACAGCACCAGAATCTTCGGCTACATTGACGCCGGCGTAACCACGCAAAACTTAAGTTTAAGCGAGATTGGAATTCGCATCAAAGAATGGAAGGCCACGGGAGCCGACGGCATCTTTTTTGACGATTTTGGCTATGATTTTCAAACAAGCCGTGAACGACAAAACGCGGTGATCGATTCCGCTCATGCCCAGGGCATGCCGGTTTGCGTTAATGCCTGGAACCCCGATGATGTGTTCAGCTCTGAGGTTGACGCCAATTTTAATCCCACCGGTGAACCGACCCATTTGAGCGCCGACGATTTTTACCTGTCGGAGAGTTATCAGATTGAGGCAGGAAATTATCAAAGCGAAGCGACCTGGCAAAGCAAAGCCGATAAGCTGGACGCCTACCAGCAAAGCATTGGTTTTGGAATCTGGTCGATTACCACTAATAATAGCGCCAACATTTACGATCAGCACCAATTCCACTACGCCTGGCACTCCGCCCTGCTCTACGGGCATAAGGCGACGGGCTGGGGCGAATATTTGTTCTCCAGCAACAATAACAGCGCCCCGTTTCGTCCCCGGCCGGTAGTTGATTCCGGCAGCGCTTTTTTAACGGCTGTGCAGCACAACAATCCTCAACACTCCCGTGAAACCAATACGGGCCTAATCTGGATAAGAACAGACGACCACAGCTATGGTTTTTCCAGCTCTTCCATTACTATCGACGGTAATTTTAGCGACTGGGCGGGCGTGGGCAGCTACGTAACCGATCCTCAGGGCGATTATTCGGACGCCAACCTGGATCTGCTTACCGGTTACTACACATACGACGCCAGCACCTTGTTTTTGCGCACCGATGTGGCCGGCGCGTATTACGCAACGGCCAACACCGGCGACGGCTACCACATCTACATCGACACCGACAAAAACGCAGCCACCGGTTTAAACTACGGCTGGTGGAGCATGGGCGCCGACTACATGATCGAGCAAGTTTCCGGCAGCGCGCCTAATCTGTACCAGTACACGGGCACAGGCTCCGACTGGAGCTGGAGTTTTGTGGGCAGCGTTAATGAGGCGCACAGCGGCGCTTCCAGCGAAATGGCAGTTGCTTTCAGCGATCTGGGAGTAACAACCGGCGACGAAATTTACATTCAATGGGCGTCGTCCGCTGCCTGGAGCGATCAGGACTACATGCAGGACGACCTTGGCGGAAGCAGAACGCCGGCCGTGCTGGGAACGACCAGCGCCGTTGAAAACACTGACTTTGCGCCGCAGGATTTTGTGCTGAAGCAAAACTACCCCAATCCATTCAACGGCACAACCGTGATCGAATACCGTCTGAAGAGCGGAGCAGCCGTTCATCTGGCGCTTTACGATGTGAACGGCCGCTTGCTCAAAACGCTGGTCGATGCCTATCAACCTGCGGGTCAGCACCGCGTGCTGATCGACATGAACCATCTGGCCAGCGGCGTCTATTTTTATCGTTTAAAAATAAAAAAACAGCAGGCCACACGTATGATGATCTTTAATAAGTAA